From the Achromobacter xylosoxidans A8 genome, the window GCCGAACGCCGCGCCGCACTGCAGCCGGGCGGCGCCTATCTGGACCTTTCCTCCATCGCCAAGGGCTACGGCGTGGATCGCGCCGCGATGGCGCTGGATGCCCTGGGCATTGCCCATTACCTGGTCGAAGTGGGCGGCGAGTTGCGTGCGCGCGGCCGGCGGCCCGACGGCCAGTCCTGGCGCGTGGCCATCGAAGTGCCGGACGCCAGCGACGACCACGCACTGGCGTTGCCGCTGTGCGACCGCAGCATCGCCACCTCGGGCGACTACCGGCGCCACGCCGGCAGCGGCGACGAACGCTACGCCCACACCATCGATCCGCGCAGCGGCCTGCCGGTACGCAACCAACTGGCCTCGGTCACCGTGCTGCATCAAGGCTGCATGCAAGCCGACGCGCTCGCCACCGCCCTGACCGTGCTGGGCGAAGACGAGGGCCTGGCCTACGCGCGCCGCCACGATCTGGCGGCCTTGTTCATCCTGCGCGAGCGCGACGCCTGGCGCGTCGCCGCCACGCCCGCATTCCAGGCGCTGGCCGCCATAGCCTGACGCCATGCCAGCAACACGATTGATCGCGGCGGCATGCGTGGTGGGAGCCTGGCTGCTGCTGTGCGTCTGGGCCCGGCGCCGCGCCCTGCGTCACGAGGCGCAGCAGGCGCTGGCGCTGCAAGCCCTGCAAGCGCCGGTCCCCGAAGACACCTTGCTGATCGCCTACGCCACGCAGACGGGCTATGCCGAATCGCTGGCGGCGCAGACCGCCGACTCCCTGCGCGCGGGCGGCCTGGCAGTGCGCGTGGCCGCCATGGAACAACTGGACGCCAAGCGCCTGGCGGAGTACCGCCGCATGCTGTTCGTGGTCAGCACCTATGGCGAAGGCGATCCGCCCGATGCCGCCGCGGCCTTCGCCGAACAGATGCAGCAGGCGGCCCCCGCGCTGGCCGGCGCGCATTACGCAGTGCTGGCGCTGGGAGACAGCGAATACGCCCAGTTCTGCGGCTTCGGCCATCGCCTGGACGACTGGCTGCACGCGCAAGGCGCGACGCCGCTGTTCGACCTGGTCGAAGTCGACAACGGCGACCCGGCAGCCCTGCGGCATTGGCAACACCACCTGGGCCTGTTGGCCGGACGCAGCGACCTGCCCGACTGGCAAGCGCCGGTTTATGAATCCTGGCGGCTGGCCGCGCGCGAGCCGCTCAATCCGCAAAGCCAGGGTGGCCCTTGCTACCTGCTGACGCTGACGCCGCCCGCCGATAGCGCGCGCGATTGGCAGGCGGGCGACATCGCCGAAATCGGCCCGCGACGTGAGGCCGGCGGGCCCTTGCTGGCGCATCGCGAGTACTCGATCGCTTCGTTGCCCGAAGACGGCTCGATTCAATTGCTGGTGCGCCAGATGCGCGGCGCCGACGGTGCGCTGGGACTGGGTAGCGGCTGGCTGACCCACGTCGCCCAGCCCGGCGACGCGATCGACCTGCGCGTACGCGTCAACCGCAATTTCCACGCGCCGGCCGACGAGCGCCCGCTGCTGCTGGTGGGCAACGGCACCGGTCTGGCCGGCCTGCGCGCCCTGATCAAGGCGCGCCGCGCCGCGGGCCACCGGCGCAACTGGCTGGTCTTCGGCGAACGCAATGCGGCGCACGACTGGTTCTGCCGCGAAGAGATCGAGGCCTGGCGCGAGGACGGCACGCTGGAACGCGTGGACGCGGTGTTCTCGCGCGATCAGGCTGAGCGCCGCTACGTGCAGCACCACCTGCGCGACGAGGCCGAGGCCGTGCGCGCCTGGGCCGACATGGGCGCCGCCATCTACGTCTGCGGCAGCCTGCAAGGCATGGCCGGCGGCGTGGACGCCGCCTTGCAGGACATCCTGGGCGCCGCGCGCCTGCAGGCCATGCAGCGCGACGGCCGCTACCGCCGCGACGTGTACTGAACGCGGCCGCTACGCTTACTGCAGCTTGATATCGGCCTTGTCGATCACGGTCTTCCAGCGGTCACGCTCGGCGCGGATCTGCTGGCCGAATTCGGCCGGAGTATTGCCCAGCGGAAAAGCGCCCGTCTCTTCCATCTTGGCCGCGGTGGCGGGATCGCGCACGGCGCGCGCGAAGGCGTCAGCCAGCTTGTCGCGCACGTCATCAGGCATGCCGGCCGGGCCCACCACGCCGTACCAGGCGGTCACGTCGTAGTCCTTGTAGCCCTGCTCCGCGAACGTCGGCACGTCCGGCAGGCGCGGATTGCGCTGGGCGCCGGTGATGGCCAGGGCGCGCAGGTGATTGCTCTTCAGGTAGGGCAGCGACGAGGGGAAATTATCGAAGATCACCGGCACCACGCCGCCCACCGTGTCGGTCAGCGCGGGCGCCGATCCGCGGTAGGAGATGCTGTTCATCTTGCCGCCGATGATCTGCAGGAACCAGATCATGCCCAGGTCGTTCACGCCGCCTGCGCCGGCGTTGGCATAACCGTCCTTGTTGGGATTGGCGCGCACGTGCTCGACGAACTCAGCCAGCGTCTTGGCCGGAAACTGCGGATTGACGCTGAGGATGTTGGGGCTGGTAACCAGGTTGCTGACGGGCGTGAAGTCCTTGACCGGGTCGTAGGCCAGCTTGGGGAACAGGTGCGGCGCGGTGCCATGCGTGCTGACGGTGGCCAGGCCGACGGTGTAGCCGTCCGGCTTGGCGCGCGCGGTGGCGGTCATGCCTATGGTGCCGGACGCGCCCGTGCGGTTCTCCACCACGATCTGCTGGCCCAGGATCTCGCCGGCTTTCGCGGCGGCGAGACGGCCCACGATGTCGGTCGGTCCGCCGGCGGGAAACGGCACGATCAGCGTAATGGGATGGTCGGGAAATGCCGCGTGGGCGGCGGGCAGCACGGCGGCCAGCGCCAGGGCAACGCAAGTCTTGCGCATCATGGGTATGTCTCCTGTAGGGATGGTTGGAATTCTTATGTGGCTGCACTGGCGGCGGCTTGCGCCATCGCCTCGCGGCGCAGGATCTTGCCGGGGCGGGCCGTCCCGGCTTCTGCCGGGAAGACCTGTTGGCCATTGACCAGCACGTGCTCCACCCCGGCGGACGCCAGCGTCGGCGACTCCCAGGTGGCGCGGTCCTCGACCGTGTCGGCGTCGAACACGACGATGTCGGCCCAGGCGCCCTCGCTCAACTGGCCGCGTCCGCCCAGGCCGAACACACGCGCCGGCAGGGACGTCATCTTGGCGACGGCGCTCTCCAGCGTCATCAGTTCGGCCTCGCGCACATAGCGGCCCAGCACGCGCGTGAAGCTGCCCCACAACCGGGGATGCGGATGGGCGTCGTTGGGCAGCCCGTCCGAGCCCACCATGCAGCACTCGTGCTGGAAGATGCGCTGGACCTCGGCCTCGTCCATCGCGAAATAGATGGCGCCCGCCGGGCACAGGCGCTGCGCCGCCGAGGTCTTGTCGCAGCCCCAGCGCGCCGCGATGTCGCCAAGGAACTGGCCGCTGCATTCCGGATGCGGTGTGGACCAGGTGATGCGTATGTCTTCGATGATTTCGGCGCGCTCCGGAATCAGGATGGTGGAACTGCCGGGGTACGGGTAGATGTCCAGCGCCACCTCGACGCCCTCGCCGCGCGCGCGGTCGATGTTCGCCAGCGTGGCGCGGCTCTTGCCCCAGTTCTGCGGCATCATGCACTTATGGTGCGACAGCACGGTGGCGCAGCCGGTATTGCGCCCCACCGAGAGCACCTCGTCGACGGCCTCTTCGACCGCGTCGCCTTCGTTGCGGATATGGCTGGTGTGCATCGCGCCGCGCGCCGCCGCCACCCGCGCCAGGCCTTCCAGCTCAGCGGGGCGGGCCGCGCCGCCGGGCTGGTACGCCAGGCCGGTGCTGAAGCCCACCGCGCCCGCGGCCAGGGCTTCGTCCAGCATGCGCTGCATGCTCTCCTGTTCTTCGGCCGTAGGCTGCGCCGCAGGGTCGCGCATGGCGGCCAGGCGCAGGTTGGCGTGCCCCACCAGCGCCGCCACGTTGATCATGGGCCGCTGCACGCGCAGCTCGCTGAAATAGGCCTGCATATCGGCGAACAGGGGCGTTTCCCCCAGCAGCGCCAGCGCCGCGGCGGTATTGCCCGGCAAGGGCGCGGGCGCGCCGCTCACGCCGCAATTGCCCACCACCACCGAAGTAATGCCCTGGCTGGTCTTCCATTCCAGGCCGGGCCGTTCCACGAACATCAGGTCATCGTGGCCGTGCACGTCGATGAAGCCCGGCGCCACGATCTTGCCGCGCGCGTCCACCCTGTGCGCAGCCGCTGCCCCCGACAGGTCGCCGATGGCGGCGATGCGTTCGCCCGCCACGCCCACGTCGGCGCGGCGCCGGGGGCCGCCCAGGCCGTCGACGACCCAGCCGCCTTCGATGATCAGATCCAGAGGTTCCTGCCGCATGGTGCTCCCGCCTTGAGGGTCTTGCCGGCGGACGCGCTTGAATCCGCGGACGCCGAAAGGGTCTAGTATCGTCGGCCCGATCAATCTGGGAAAATTGTTTTAATTGATCCATCTATCATGATTTGAAATGAATCGTCTGCCCAAGCACGTCACCCTGAAACACCTGACCGCCTTCGTCGCGGTGGCCCAGGAATCCAGCTTCACGCATGCGGCCAAGCGCCTGTTCCAGACTCAGTCGTCCGTGACCAGCCTGGTGCGGCAACTGGAGGACGCGCTGGCCACGCAGCTGTTCGCGCGCACCAGCCGGCGCGTGCTGCTGACAGCGGCGGGCGAGGAATTCCTGCCGCGCGTCATGCGGCTGCTGGCGGATTTCGATGGAGTGATAGACGATGTGCAGCGCTACGGCGCGCTGGAGCGCGGACGCGTCGGCGTGGCGGCGGCGCCGTCGGCCATCACGCAGATCATCGCGCCCGCCGCCGCGGCCTACTCGGCCCGCTATCCGGCCGTGCGGCTGTACCTCAGCGACGACAACTCCGGCCGCATCCAGCGCAAGGTCGCCGCGCGCGAAGTGGATTTCGGCTTGACCAGCCGCTGGGCCGACGCGCCCGGACTGCAGTTCGACGCCCTGCTGGAGGACCGCTTCGGCGTACTGTATCGGGAGGACGACGCCAGTCTGCGCCCGGCGCGCGACGGCACGATGCGCTGGTCGGATCTGGCCGGCCGCAAGCTGGTCGGGGTGGTGGACGAGACCGGCATCATGGCGCTCTTGCGGGCCCGCGCCGACCTGCCGATAGAGGCCGGCGCGCCCTTCTACGAGGCTTCCAGCACCACCTCGCAGGCGGCGCTGGTCCAGGCCGGACTCGGCGTGGCGCTATTGCCGGCGCTGGCGGCGCAACGGGTGATGGAGCCCGGCCTGGCCTATGCCCTGCTGGCCCGGCCCACGGTGGTGCGCACGGTCTGCATCATCCGCCACAAGGAATACCCCTTGAGCCCCGCCGCGCAAGCCCTGATCCACGCCATTCACGACTATCTGCGCACGGCGCAGTTGCCGGCCGGCTGCAAACGCATGCCGGCCAAAGGCTTGAAAGCGTAAAAGCAGCGCGGCGCGCTCAGGCCCCGCGCAGCTTCTCGTCTAGCGCCGCCAGTCCCGCCGCGAACACGTTGCGACCCACGGCGTTCACTACGTCGCTCAATTCCGCGCCCTCGACGCGGAAATCCGCCCACCATTCCACCAGCGTCTGGCCGCCTTCGGTGACGGCATGCAGCGACACGCCGGCGGTGTAGTCGCGCATGGGCAGGTCGGTCTCGACGATGGAATAGCGCAGCGCCGTGCCCGGATCGTCCAGCATCAGCAACTGCTCGCGCACGAAGCCGGAAGGCTTGAGCGACAGGTGCCGCACGCTGCCCACGGCGTCATGGCGGCCGCCCTCTTCCAGGCGGCTTTCGGCGATGCCGGGGTGCCAGTCGGCCAGGCCGTTGAAATCGCGGAAACTGGCCCAGACTTTCTGTAGCGGCGCGTGGATGATGGCGCTGACGTATACGGTGTGCGGCATGCGGACTCCTGCGGGCGCGCGGCCCAGGGATTGAGGAAACTACGGAATCAGAACGTCAGGCTCTTGAATTCGCGGGTCGCCGCGGTCAATGCCTGTTCAGTCGGCAGCCGCTCCATCGAGCTGGCGCCGTAGAAGCCATGGCAATGCTTGCACGCGCGCAGCACGTGGGCCGCGTCTTCGGGCGTGGCTATCGGACCGCCATGGCACAGCACGATGATATCCGGCCGCACCGCCAGCGCGGCCGCGGCGATGCGGTCGATGGCCGCCACGCAGTCGTCCAGCGTCTGCGCGGTTTCCGCGCCGATCGAGCCGCCAGTCGTCAGGCCCATGTGGGCCACGATGATGTCGGCCCCGGCCTTCGTCATGGCAACGGCGTCGTCCTCGTTGAACACGTAGGGCGTGGTCAGCATGCCCTTCTGATGCGCCAGACGGATCATGTCCACTTCCAGCGCATAGCCCATGCCGGTCTCTTCCAGATTGGCGCGGAAGGTGCCGTCGATCAGGCCCACGGTGGGAAAGTTCTGCACGCCGGCAAAGCCCTGGCGCTTGAGGTCGTCGAGAAACACGTCGAAGTCGCAGAACGGATCGGTGCCGTTGACACCGGCCAACACCGGTGTCTTCTTCACCACCGGCAGGACTTCGCGCCCCATGTCCACCACGATCTCGTTGGCGTTGCCATAGGCCAGCAGGCCGGCCAGCGAACCGCGGCCCGCCATGCGGTAGCGGCCCGAGTTGTAGATCACGATCAGGTCGATGCCGCCCGCTTCCTCGCACTTGGCCGACAGGCCGGTGCCCGCGCCACCGCCGACGATGGGCGTGCGCGCGCGCACCATGGCGCGATACTTGTCCAGGAGTTCGTTGCGGTCAAAGCGCGGCATGGCGGCGGTCCTCAGTGTGTGGCGATTTCAAGAAATTGGTCGACCGCGGTCTGGGCGAACAGCGGGTCATTGATGTGGCAAGGCACGCGCACCAGGCGGCGGTCGGCGGTCTGCACCAGATTCGCCTCCAGCGCCGCGTACAGGGCAGCGTCGGCCTCCGGGTCCCAGAACGCCTGGCCCGGCGCGTCCAGCGCGGATACGCCGCCTTCCGGGATCAGGAAGCGCACCGGCCCCTGGCACTGGTTCAGGCGGGCGGCGATCCACTCGCCCTGGCGGGTGTTTTCTTCCACGGTGGTGCGCATCAGCGTCACCTGCGGATTGTGCGGATAGAACTTGCGGCCGCGGTAGCGCTCCGGCACGGTGTCCATGGCGCCGAAGTTCACCATGTCCAGCGCGCCGCAGGAGCCCACGTAGGGCAAGCCGGTGCGGGCCACGGCGCCGAAACGGTCCTCGGTGCAGGCC encodes:
- a CDS encoding FAD:protein FMN transferase gives rise to the protein MASTPSYAQHGAPATAVRVAYGAMPAMPAAPAALAGATMGTTWSARMALPAGRTEAAARQAIQAALDEVVAQMSTWEADSDITRYNQAASGWQDLPAEFFHVLSHALALAEDSGGAYDPTVGPLVNAWGFGPHQRAFEPPSPAAIDAARARCGWRRVQLDAERRAALQPGGAYLDLSSIAKGYGVDRAAMALDALGIAHYLVEVGGELRARGRRPDGQSWRVAIEVPDASDDHALALPLCDRSIATSGDYRRHAGSGDERYAHTIDPRSGLPVRNQLASVTVLHQGCMQADALATALTVLGEDEGLAYARRHDLAALFILRERDAWRVAATPAFQALAAIA
- a CDS encoding sulfite reductase subunit alpha — encoded protein: MPATRLIAAACVVGAWLLLCVWARRRALRHEAQQALALQALQAPVPEDTLLIAYATQTGYAESLAAQTADSLRAGGLAVRVAAMEQLDAKRLAEYRRMLFVVSTYGEGDPPDAAAAFAEQMQQAAPALAGAHYAVLALGDSEYAQFCGFGHRLDDWLHAQGATPLFDLVEVDNGDPAALRHWQHHLGLLAGRSDLPDWQAPVYESWRLAAREPLNPQSQGGPCYLLTLTPPADSARDWQAGDIAEIGPRREAGGPLLAHREYSIASLPEDGSIQLLVRQMRGADGALGLGSGWLTHVAQPGDAIDLRVRVNRNFHAPADERPLLLVGNGTGLAGLRALIKARRAAGHRRNWLVFGERNAAHDWFCREEIEAWREDGTLERVDAVFSRDQAERRYVQHHLRDEAEAVRAWADMGAAIYVCGSLQGMAGGVDAALQDILGAARLQAMQRDGRYRRDVY
- a CDS encoding tripartite tricarboxylate transporter substrate binding protein BugE produces the protein MMRKTCVALALAAVLPAAHAAFPDHPITLIVPFPAGGPTDIVGRLAAAKAGEILGQQIVVENRTGASGTIGMTATARAKPDGYTVGLATVSTHGTAPHLFPKLAYDPVKDFTPVSNLVTSPNILSVNPQFPAKTLAEFVEHVRANPNKDGYANAGAGGVNDLGMIWFLQIIGGKMNSISYRGSAPALTDTVGGVVPVIFDNFPSSLPYLKSNHLRALAITGAQRNPRLPDVPTFAEQGYKDYDVTAWYGVVGPAGMPDDVRDKLADAFARAVRDPATAAKMEETGAFPLGNTPAEFGQQIRAERDRWKTVIDKADIKLQ
- a CDS encoding N-acyl-D-amino-acid deacylase family protein produces the protein MRQEPLDLIIEGGWVVDGLGGPRRRADVGVAGERIAAIGDLSGAAAAHRVDARGKIVAPGFIDVHGHDDLMFVERPGLEWKTSQGITSVVVGNCGVSGAPAPLPGNTAAALALLGETPLFADMQAYFSELRVQRPMINVAALVGHANLRLAAMRDPAAQPTAEEQESMQRMLDEALAAGAVGFSTGLAYQPGGAARPAELEGLARVAAARGAMHTSHIRNEGDAVEEAVDEVLSVGRNTGCATVLSHHKCMMPQNWGKSRATLANIDRARGEGVEVALDIYPYPGSSTILIPERAEIIEDIRITWSTPHPECSGQFLGDIAARWGCDKTSAAQRLCPAGAIYFAMDEAEVQRIFQHECCMVGSDGLPNDAHPHPRLWGSFTRVLGRYVREAELMTLESAVAKMTSLPARVFGLGGRGQLSEGAWADIVVFDADTVEDRATWESPTLASAGVEHVLVNGQQVFPAEAGTARPGKILRREAMAQAAASAAT
- a CDS encoding LysR family transcriptional regulator — encoded protein: MNRLPKHVTLKHLTAFVAVAQESSFTHAAKRLFQTQSSVTSLVRQLEDALATQLFARTSRRVLLTAAGEEFLPRVMRLLADFDGVIDDVQRYGALERGRVGVAAAPSAITQIIAPAAAAYSARYPAVRLYLSDDNSGRIQRKVAAREVDFGLTSRWADAPGLQFDALLEDRFGVLYREDDASLRPARDGTMRWSDLAGRKLVGVVDETGIMALLRARADLPIEAGAPFYEASSTTSQAALVQAGLGVALLPALAAQRVMEPGLAYALLARPTVVRTVCIIRHKEYPLSPAAQALIHAIHDYLRTAQLPAGCKRMPAKGLKA
- a CDS encoding SRPBCC family protein; protein product: MPHTVYVSAIIHAPLQKVWASFRDFNGLADWHPGIAESRLEEGGRHDAVGSVRHLSLKPSGFVREQLLMLDDPGTALRYSIVETDLPMRDYTAGVSLHAVTEGGQTLVEWWADFRVEGAELSDVVNAVGRNVFAAGLAALDEKLRGA
- a CDS encoding phosphoenolpyruvate hydrolase family protein, with product MPRFDRNELLDKYRAMVRARTPIVGGGAGTGLSAKCEEAGGIDLIVIYNSGRYRMAGRGSLAGLLAYGNANEIVVDMGREVLPVVKKTPVLAGVNGTDPFCDFDVFLDDLKRQGFAGVQNFPTVGLIDGTFRANLEETGMGYALEVDMIRLAHQKGMLTTPYVFNEDDAVAMTKAGADIIVAHMGLTTGGSIGAETAQTLDDCVAAIDRIAAAALAVRPDIIVLCHGGPIATPEDAAHVLRACKHCHGFYGASSMERLPTEQALTAATREFKSLTF